Proteins encoded within one genomic window of Humulus lupulus chromosome 1, drHumLupu1.1, whole genome shotgun sequence:
- the LOC133791742 gene encoding uncharacterized protein LOC133791742, translating into MKEGLRSGTRYAKSDSSKDFVNRVVVESTGHEGNHAGSESGDEKVKNLVFCGPKPEKESLVNEVLEESGGPGGDEGRFEKVEELSDDGRKRKRADGAVDIGSDGVSAEKKNVKVKEEQLSDEVLAGRRVLRSSSVLTGGCDKVKGPEDVLDLKIEEGDKSENKLVEQKKVKGDQLDGGLEKISGRKRGRPPLVKKVESDTSGLKKLKGKRGRPRKVENEVHGQLASGSGVKKKLKHKRGRPPKMQENSKPIKLNRGRPRKVQEGPGVLKLKLGRPSKTQKRDGSLKHKLGRPRKMENQDNNKLVSDGQLRHTRGMPLMVQDSYEDLKGGVDIKEREIDADDLRQPVHSVLQPNEQDNVNPNLPAYLSCQETEQNGEELNVEILSSPNNNKIGVELVIKEAEATTRKRPKTVNEQSLEYQKDSVGEGKTKRKDREVEPPRSVVKQSVREKIIELLLSAGWTIQHRPRAGKAYLDAVYVSPEGKTHWSVTLAYKMLQKHYETGNGENKVYKAGFEFIPIPREEFGILKRIVLKKRKGKKKLNPEAGKETCKTEYKRKLVAKSRRGRPKGKSLHRQREKSAGSQRKRIPILVRGHKQKKTQNGKRRTLLVRSSLEDSDSDSDGYILYSGKRTVLAWMIDLGTVTLNGKVHYMNRRKTHVLLKGQITRDGILCDCCSETLTISQFETHAGSKLCEPYNDICLESGTSLLQCLLDSWNKQLESECKGFHYVDINGEDPNDDTCGICGDGGDLICCDGCPSTFHQSCLNIQNFPSGDWHCVYCSCKFCGMAGGREFQENDNVGLGASEIFTCHLCEEKFHRSCSRANDAGYNFSSSSPFCGKKCQQLFEKLTALIGVRHDMEEGFSWTLVRRSSVGSSTSVCDISQKCNEAQKIECNCKIAVALSIMDECFLPMVDHRSGINLIHNIVYNFGSNFNRLNYSGFLTVILERGDEIVCAASVRIHGAELAEMPFIGTRYMYRRQGMCRRLLCAIESVLRSLNVERLVLPAISQLTGTWTSVFGFRPLEVSHKKKIKNMNLLVFPGIEMLQKPLLQIENAEKSSIIAEGPSSSEPEHHTKEEVLCKTDETCIKGCVSNISSEANQTNGVNINEPASVSSLQLSDGSLDNSNRKCLIELSVAHANMEGKIKSLEDSYGLCEQTEETRDCQNDFCGSDTSVLDQKVRELGRQFNQCGISEEKIESSVDATKTGGSALCASRDDTECAYCEAKVEDHTVASNLDSHDKVSTHCSAGISTSELDGKTLSPELEVSVENVCHDSRTGAEISNGDTENCHHPEEKMLICHENDCAAVQQTSASVDDKHLTSNAYSVSQNTNKVSADAVYPILNQEAKDDIKDRTPLPVDSNCDPSSVASVDSNGLCKSKEVISSSLGVVVDGVQH; encoded by the exons ATGAAAGAGGGTCTAAGATCTGGTACGCGTTATGCCAAGTCTGACAGTAGTAAGGATTTTGTGAACCGAGTTGTTGTTGAGAGTACAGGACATGAAGGGAATCATGCGGGTTCTGAATCAGGGGATGAGAAAGTAAAAAACTTGGTTTTTTGTGGTCCTAAGCCTGAGAAAGAGTCATTGGTGAATGAGGTGCTTGAAGAAAGTGGTGGACCTGGTGGTGATGAGGGTCGTTTTGAAAAGGTTGAAGAGCTATCAGATGAtgggaggaagaggaagagggcGGATGGTGCTGTAGACATTGGCAGTGATGGTGTTAGTGCTGAGAAAAAGAACGTTAAGGTTAAGGAGGAACAGCTGAGTGATGAAGTGCTAGCTGGTCGTAGGGTTCTGCGGTCAAGTTCTGTGTTGACTGGTGGATGTGATAAAGTGAAGGGGCCTGAagatgttttggatttgaagattgaGGAAGGTGATAAGTCTGAGAATAAATTGGTTGAGCAGAAGAAGGTTAAGGGTGATCAATTGGATGGTGGGCTTGAAAAGATCTCAGGACGTAAGCGCGGTAGACCACCTTTGGTGAAGAAGGTAGAGAGTGATACCAGTGGACTGAAGAAGTTGAAAGGTAAACGTGGGAGGCCACGCAAAGTGGAAAATGAAGTGCATGGTCAATTAGCATCGGGTAGTGGGGTGAAGAAGAAGTTGAAGCATAAGCGTGGAAGACCCCCCAAAATGCAAGAGAACAGTAAACCTATAAAACTTAATCGTGGAAGGCCCCGAAAAGTGCAAGAGGGGCCTGGAGTGTTGAAACTTAAGCTTGGGAGACCCTCAAAAACACAAAAGAGAGATGGATCTTTGAAGCATAAGCTAGGGAGACCGCGTAAGATGGAAAATCAAGACAATAACAAGTTGGTGTCTGATGGTCAGTTAAGACACACACGAGGGATGCCCCTGATGGTACAGGATAGCTATGAGGATTTGAAGGGGGGTGTTGATATTAAGGAAAGAGAAATAGATGCTGATGATTTAAGGCAGCCTGTACATTCTGTCCTGCAGCCTAATGAGCAGGACAATGTGAATCCGAACCTGCCAGCTTACTTGTCATGCCAGGAAACAGAGCAGAATGGAGAAGAATTGAATGTGGAGATATTATCATCACCTAACAACAACAAAATTGGGGTGGAATTGGTGATCAAGGAAGCTGAAGCCACAACTAGGAAGAGACCCAAGACAGTTAATGAACAGAGCCTTGAATACCAGAAGGATAGTGTTGGGGAAGGGAAAACTAAAAGAAAGGATAGAGAAGTGGAGCCTCCTAGAAGTGTGGTAAAACAGTCGGTGAGAGAGAAAATTATAGAATTGCTTTTGAGTGCAGGCTGGACTATTCAACATAGGCCTAGGGCTGGCAAGGCTTACCTTGATGCTGTGTATGTAAGTCCAGAAGGGAAGACTCACTGGTCAGTCACTCTTGCTTATAAGATGCTTCAAAAGCACTACGAAACTGGTAATGGTGAAAATAAGGTTTATAAAGCTGGTTTTGAATTTATTCCGATACCCCGTGAGGAATTTGGTATACTTAAAAGGATAGTTCttaagaaaagaaaagggaaaaaaaaattgaacccAGAAGCAGGAAAGGAAACTTGCAAGACAGAGTATAAAAGGAAACTGGTGGCAAAATCACGGAGAGGAAGGCCCAAAGGGAAATCTTTACATCGTCAGCGAGAAAAATCAGCTGGCAGTCAACGCAAGCGAATACCGATTTTGGTTCGGGGTCACAAGCAGAAGAAAACTCAAAATGGAAAACGACGTACTTTGTTGGTTCGCAGCTCCTTGGAGGATTCAGATTCAGATTCTGATGGTTATATCCTGTATTCTGGGAAGAGAACTGTGCTTGCCTGGATGATTGACTTGGGAACTGTTACACTCAACGGGAAGGTGCATTATATGAACCGAAGAAAGACACATGTGTTGCTTAAGGGTCAAATTACAAGAGATGGCATTCTCTGTGACTGCTGTAGTGAAACCTTAACAATATCACAATTTGAAACCCATGCAGGAAGTAAACTCTGTGAACCATATAACGACATATGTCTAGAGTCTGGAACTTCACTCTTGCAATGCCTGTTAGACTCTTGGAATAAGCAACTTGAATCTGAATGTAAGGGGTTTCATTATGTAGACATCAATGGTGAAGACCCGAATGATGACACTTGTGGTATATGTGGAGATGGAGGAGACTTGATCTGTTGTGATGGTTGCCCATCAACATTCCACCAAAGTTGTTTAAATATTCAA AATTTCCCTTCTGGTGATTGGCATTGTGTATATTGCTCATGCAAATTTTGTGGGATGGCTGGTGGAAGGGAATTTCAAGAGAATGATAATGTTGGTTTGGGTGCTTCAGAGATTTTTACATGCCATTTGTGTGAGGAAAAAT TTCATCGATCTTGTAGTAGGGCAAATGATGCTGGGTATAATTTTTCCAGCTCTTCACCCTTCTGTGGGAAGAAGTGTCAACAG CTATTTGAGAAACTGACGGCCCTTATTGGGGTGAGACATGATATGGAAGAAGGATTTTCATGGACTCTTGTTCGTCGGTCTAGTGTGGGCTCAAGTACTTCTGTATGTGATATATCTCAAAAATGCAATGAAGCACAGAAAATTGAATGCAATTGCAAGATAGCTGTTGCGTTGTCTATTATGGACGAATGCTTTTTGCCTATGGTTGATCACAGAAGTGGGATCAATCTGATTCataacattgtctataattttgg GTCTAATTTTAATCGCCTGAATTATAGTGGTTTCTTAACTGTAATTCTAGAGAGAGGTGATGAGATTGTCTGTGCAGCTTCAGTTCG AATCCATGGAGCTGAATTAGCAGAAATGCCATTCATCGGGACCCGCTATATGTATAGGCGCCAAGGAATGTGCCGACGGCTTTTATGTGCAATTGAATCT GTCCTCCGTTCTCTAAATGTCGAGAGATTGGTTCTACCTGCTATCTCCCAACTTACAGGAACATGGACTTCGGTATTTGGTTTCAGGCCCCTTGAGGTATCACAcaagaagaaaattaaaaatatgaaccTGTTGGTTTTCCCTGGCATAGAGATGTTACAGAAACCACTGTTGCAGATTGAAAATGCAGAAAAAAGTTCAATTATTGCTGAAG GTCCAAGTTCCAGTGAACCTGAGCACCATACCAAGGAGGAAGTGTTGTGTAAAACTGACGAAACGTGCATCAAAGGGTGTGTTTCGAACATTTCTAGTGAAGCAAATCAAACTAATGGTGTGAATATAAATGAACCTGCTAGTGTATCCAGTTTGCAGCTTTCTGATGGCTCTTTGGATAATAGTAACAGAAAATGTTTGATCGAGCTTTCTGTGGCTCATGCTAATATGGAAGGTAAAATCAAAAGCTTAGAAGATTCATATGGTTTATGTGAACAGACTGAAGAGACCAGGGACTGTCAAAATGATTTTTGTGGCTCAGACACTTCAGTTCTTGATCAGAAAGTAAGGGAATTGGGAAGGCAATTCAACCAGTGTGGTATAtctgaagaaaaaattgaatctTCGGTTGATGCCACTAAAACTGGGGGATCTGCTCTCTGTGCCTCCAGGGATGATACCGAATGTGCTTATTGTGAGGCAAAAGTGGAGGATCACACTGTTGCAAGCAATCTCGATTCTCATGATAAGGTTTCTACACACTGCTCTGCTGGAATCAGCACTTCTGAACTTGATGGAAAGACTCTTTCACCTGAGTTGGAAGTTTCTGTTGAAAATGTTTGCCATGACTCTAGGACTGGAGCCGAGATATCCAATGGTGATACAGAGAACTGTCATCATCCTGAAGAAAAAATGCTCATATGTCATGAAAATGACTGTGCAGCTGTTCAACAAACATCTGCATCAGTAGATGACAAACATTTGACATCTAATGCCTATTCTGTTTCCCAAAATACTAACAAGGTCTCTGCTGATGCGGTTTACCCAATTTTAAACCAAGAAGCCAAAGATGACATTAAGGATAGAACGCCTTTGCCGGTTGACTCTAACTGCGACCCTTCTAGTGTAGCCTCTGTTGACAGTAATGGACTTTGCAAATCCAAGGAGGTTATTTCCAGTTCTCTTGGGGTAGTGGTGGATGGTGTCCAGCATTGA